A portion of the Streptomyces platensis genome contains these proteins:
- a CDS encoding methyltransferase, which translates to MFKTTTDAELAGNPIDEVIGSTIRYAALTSAAKLGIFRTLEEDGPKTLDELAAAIGASTDGTRAVADVAAVLGWLTLEDGRYRNGPIAERWLGKNAEYDFTPALLWAYELINVMWELPQAVRDGKPAQSLWDRWADNPEAGRDFSAYMRVKSRLTVQPIVDAVPLPEGARRLLDLGGSHGLHSMAMCERHPELSATILDLPEALADTGAAIEKAGLSDRITLQRGSFLSGDLGTGYDVVFLFEIVHNHTDEENRDLVARAAKALRPGGRIVVLEDVRGEQLEEHNAAFSLAMYACSGDRTYSEPEISGWLTDAGLSGVERITLPSSVSLVVGTK; encoded by the coding sequence ATGTTCAAGACCACCACTGACGCCGAACTGGCGGGCAACCCGATCGATGAGGTGATCGGCTCCACCATCCGCTACGCGGCGCTCACTTCCGCCGCCAAGCTCGGCATCTTCCGCACCCTGGAGGAGGACGGCCCCAAGACCCTCGACGAGCTGGCCGCCGCGATCGGCGCGAGCACGGACGGCACCCGCGCGGTCGCCGACGTCGCCGCCGTCCTCGGCTGGCTGACCCTGGAGGACGGGCGCTACCGCAACGGCCCGATCGCCGAACGCTGGCTGGGCAAGAACGCCGAGTACGACTTCACCCCGGCGCTGCTGTGGGCGTACGAACTCATCAACGTGATGTGGGAACTTCCGCAGGCCGTACGGGACGGCAAGCCCGCCCAGTCCCTCTGGGACCGCTGGGCCGACAACCCCGAGGCCGGGCGGGACTTCTCCGCGTACATGCGGGTCAAGTCGCGGCTGACCGTGCAGCCCATCGTCGACGCCGTCCCGCTGCCCGAAGGGGCGCGGCGCCTCCTCGACCTGGGCGGCTCGCACGGCCTGCACTCCATGGCCATGTGCGAGCGGCACCCCGAGCTCTCCGCCACCATCCTCGACCTGCCCGAGGCGCTCGCCGACACCGGCGCCGCGATCGAGAAGGCCGGGCTGTCCGACCGGATCACCCTCCAGCGCGGCAGCTTCCTCAGCGGCGACCTCGGCACCGGCTACGACGTGGTCTTCCTCTTCGAGATCGTGCACAACCACACCGACGAGGAGAACCGGGACCTGGTCGCCCGTGCCGCCAAGGCGCTGCGCCCCGGCGGCCGGATCGTGGTGCTCGAAGATGTCCGCGGCGAGCAGCTCGAGGAGCACAACGCGGCGTTCTCGCTGGCCATGTACGCCTGCTCGGGCGACCGCACCTACAGCGAGCCGGAGATCTCCGGCTGGCTGACCGACGCGGGTCTGTCGGGCGTCGAGCGGATCACGCTCCCGTCTTCCGTGTCTCTGGTCGTCGGCACCAAGTAA
- a CDS encoding thermostable hemolysin encodes MQIDLAHRSTSSWLDAADLAREVYAQAYGADVAPRPDSFIVARPACGAAEEPCAPLACAGLTFGSDQELFSERYLETGVEDAALARLGASVDRRRVVEVGALATRRASVGRELIRATPIIAWCLGMEYILCTVTRSLITTLDRTGISFVPFGPADPRRLSPDEAARWGTYYDQEPQVGVIPLNALDRLFSDATGRYSVTDLQLSISAMEVAGHAGH; translated from the coding sequence GTGCAGATCGATCTGGCACACCGGTCGACCAGCTCATGGCTGGACGCCGCAGACCTCGCTCGTGAGGTGTACGCCCAGGCATACGGCGCCGATGTGGCGCCCCGGCCCGACTCGTTCATCGTCGCCCGGCCGGCCTGCGGCGCGGCGGAGGAGCCCTGCGCGCCACTGGCCTGCGCGGGGCTCACCTTCGGGAGCGACCAGGAGCTGTTCTCCGAGCGGTACCTCGAAACCGGCGTCGAGGACGCCGCACTGGCCCGTCTCGGAGCCTCGGTCGACCGCAGGCGGGTGGTGGAGGTGGGGGCACTGGCCACCCGCCGCGCCTCGGTCGGCCGCGAACTGATCAGAGCCACCCCGATCATCGCCTGGTGCCTGGGCATGGAGTACATCCTGTGCACGGTCACCCGGAGCCTCATCACGACGCTGGACCGTACCGGCATCTCCTTCGTGCCGTTCGGCCCCGCCGACCCGCGCCGGCTGTCGCCCGACGAGGCGGCGCGCTGGGGCACGTACTACGACCAGGAGCCTCAGGTCGGCGTCATCCCGTTGAACGCCCTGGACCGGCTGTTCTCCGACGCCACCGGGCGCTACTCCGTCACCGATCTCCAACTGAGTATCAGCGCCATGGAGGTGGCCGGCCATGCTGGGCATTGA
- a CDS encoding flavodoxin family protein, producing MQIKVAVAYHSGYGHTAKQAAAVAAGAEKVPDTQVSLVSLAELNDELWEVLQESDALIFGTPTYMGGSSAVFRAFVEATSQVWGDNMRWKNKIAGGFTNSGNMAGDKLNALIDIALFAAQHGMVWVGLAEYGGWNTSSGSPEDLNRLGSWLGAMSQSNNDEGADVTPCASDLRTAEALGRRIAETAHIHKAGRAAVGFDEVSA from the coding sequence ATGCAGATCAAGGTTGCGGTGGCGTATCACAGTGGATACGGCCACACCGCAAAGCAGGCGGCGGCCGTCGCGGCCGGCGCGGAGAAGGTCCCCGACACCCAGGTAAGCCTGGTCTCCCTCGCCGAGCTGAACGACGAGCTGTGGGAGGTGCTACAGGAGTCCGACGCCCTGATCTTCGGCACGCCGACCTACATGGGCGGCAGCAGCGCCGTGTTCCGCGCGTTCGTCGAGGCCACCAGCCAGGTCTGGGGCGACAACATGCGCTGGAAGAACAAGATCGCGGGCGGCTTCACCAACAGTGGCAACATGGCGGGCGACAAGCTCAACGCGCTGATCGACATCGCGCTGTTCGCCGCCCAGCACGGCATGGTCTGGGTCGGCCTCGCCGAGTACGGCGGCTGGAACACCTCCTCCGGCAGCCCCGAGGACCTCAACCGGCTCGGCAGCTGGCTGGGCGCCATGTCCCAGTCGAACAACGACGAGGGTGCGGACGTCACCCCGTGCGCCAGCGACCTGCGCACCGCCGAGGCACTCGGCCGCCGGATCGCCGAGACCGCCCACATCCACAAGGCGGGACGCGCGGCCGTCGGGTTCGACGAGGTGTCCGCCTGA